In the genome of Ignavibacteria bacterium, one region contains:
- a CDS encoding CoA-binding protein, with amino-acid sequence MDIIEDVLSKYKKIAVVGMSDNPARDSLKIARYMHKQGYTVYGVNPKLDGKVVDGMKCYSVLKDIPDTIEIVDIFRRPDAVVGVVEEVLKLDYKVPVIWTQIGVGNPEAQRIAEDNGIIYIDNRCLYIEHSNL; translated from the coding sequence GTGGATATCATTGAAGATGTTCTCAGCAAATATAAGAAGATAGCAGTAGTTGGCATGTCTGATAATCCGGCTCGTGACAGCTTAAAGATTGCACGGTACATGCACAAACAAGGATATACAGTTTATGGAGTTAACCCTAAGTTAGACGGAAAAGTTGTCGATGGAATGAAATGTTATTCAGTATTAAAAGACATTCCCGATACGATAGAAATAGTTGACATATTCAGAAGACCTGATGCTGTTGTCGGAGTTGTAGAAGAAGTTCTTAAACTAGACTATAAAGTGCCTGTTATCTGGACACAAATTGGTGTTGGTAATCCTGAAGCACAAAGAATTGCCGAGGACAACGGCATAATTTACATAGACAACAGGTGTTTATATATCGAACACTCAAATTTATAA
- a CDS encoding DUF2723 domain-containing protein, with translation MNLKESSTKLYFQIASFIIPLIVYIYTLAPTVSFIDSGELATVCIKLGVAHPTGYPLFTILGNVFSKMPIGEEIYRLNLMCAVISSLACVMFFNLLAYLFTSKNILENCLPKSVSDKKNIYVISLISTLTLAFSITFWSSSNAIEVYALHIFFLVTIIYIFLKACFEGNAKYWLLFGFVLGLSFTNHLTTIFLSIGTLYLFFSINGFNQAAFKKILWIAVFFIIGLTVYIYLPVRADNGVLSWGNPHDWENFYRHVSGKQFSVWMFSSSENAAKQFGYFTNSFPKEFGYVFLILAISGVIRLFQANRKVFYYTFLLFIFTVLYAINYDIYDIDSYFLLAYIVSGIWIAFGLLFLYEKLDFFRKFVYIGLVIPLILIYQNYSQANENDNFYVQDYTMNVFASAAPNAIIFSTQWDFWVSASFYYQYVENIRPDIIVIDKELLRRGWYLNHIEKNYSEVYNNSRAEFEAYKTELTKFERFTDRYTKPSTEADRQDLMKIQNAFLKLLQSLPAKNQTRPFYTTFEIEQSAAQERFGADMKRIPQGLLVRYTTETGFDNYTEPDFKFEATKQEGYHYEFLMTAYFNAYLNRANYLMNFGKYDEAEALINKAFALEVPQSQDAYRLLNKLKELRSLQQKN, from the coding sequence TTGAATCTGAAAGAATCCTCAACAAAATTATATTTTCAGATAGCGTCTTTCATAATTCCGCTTATTGTTTACATTTATACACTTGCTCCTACTGTTTCATTTATTGACTCAGGCGAGCTTGCAACCGTCTGCATAAAGCTCGGTGTTGCTCACCCGACAGGATACCCGCTTTTTACCATCTTAGGAAACGTGTTTTCTAAGATGCCGATAGGAGAGGAAATCTACCGTCTTAATCTAATGTGCGCGGTTATATCTTCGCTTGCTTGTGTGATGTTTTTCAATCTTTTGGCTTATCTTTTTACCAGCAAAAACATATTAGAAAATTGTTTACCCAAAAGTGTTAGTGACAAGAAGAATATATATGTTATATCGCTGATTTCGACTTTAACATTAGCGTTCTCAATTACGTTTTGGTCATCGAGTAATGCAATCGAAGTTTATGCTTTGCACATATTTTTTCTTGTAACAATAATCTATATTTTCTTAAAAGCTTGTTTTGAAGGTAATGCAAAATACTGGTTATTATTCGGGTTTGTGCTTGGGCTTAGCTTCACAAATCACCTTACTACTATATTTCTCAGCATCGGCACATTATATCTCTTTTTTTCAATAAATGGATTCAATCAGGCAGCTTTCAAAAAAATTTTATGGATAGCGGTATTTTTCATAATCGGATTGACGGTATATATTTATCTGCCTGTGAGAGCTGATAACGGGGTTTTAAGCTGGGGGAATCCTCATGATTGGGAAAATTTTTACAGACATGTATCGGGCAAGCAGTTTAGTGTATGGATGTTTTCTTCATCTGAAAATGCAGCAAAACAATTCGGATATTTTACAAATTCTTTCCCTAAAGAATTTGGATATGTATTCCTGATACTTGCAATATCCGGTGTTATCAGACTATTTCAGGCAAACAGAAAAGTTTTTTATTATACTTTTCTGCTTTTCATTTTTACGGTCTTATATGCAATAAATTATGATATATACGATATAGATTCGTATTTTCTCTTAGCGTACATTGTTTCGGGAATTTGGATTGCCTTCGGATTGTTATTTTTATATGAGAAGTTGGATTTTTTCAGGAAGTTTGTCTATATAGGTCTTGTAATTCCGCTAATATTAATTTATCAGAATTACTCACAGGCAAACGAGAATGATAATTTTTATGTACAGGATTATACTATGAATGTTTTTGCATCAGCGGCTCCGAACGCAATTATTTTTTCTACGCAATGGGATTTTTGGGTCTCGGCATCGTTTTATTATCAATATGTTGAGAACATAAGACCCGACATAATTGTCATTGATAAAGAACTTCTAAGACGCGGCTGGTATTTAAATCATATTGAAAAAAATTATTCTGAGGTTTATAATAATTCGAGAGCTGAGTTTGAAGCATATAAAACAGAACTGACAAAGTTTGAAAGGTTTACTGACCGGTATACAAAGCCAAGCACTGAGGCAGACCGTCAAGACCTAATGAAGATACAAAATGCTTTTTTGAAATTATTGCAATCATTACCGGCAAAAAATCAAACCAGACCTTTTTATACAACGTTTGAAATAGAGCAATCAGCGGCTCAGGAAAGATTTGGTGCTGACATGAAACGAATTCCTCAGGGCTTATTGGTAAGATATACGACGGAAACAGGATTTGATAATTACACGGAACCTGATTTTAAGTTTGAAGCTACAAAACAGGAAGGTTATCATTATGAATTTCTGATGACTGCATATTTTAATGCCTATCTCAACCGTGCAAATTATCTGATGAATTTTGGCAAGTATGATGAGGCAGAAGCATTAATCAATAAAGCATTTGCTTTGGAGGTGCCTCAGAGCCAGGATGCATACCGTTTGTTAAATAAATTAAAAGAACTTAGAAGCTTACAGCAAAAAAATTGA